A single Lolium perenne isolate Kyuss_39 chromosome 6, Kyuss_2.0, whole genome shotgun sequence DNA region contains:
- the LOC127309721 gene encoding uncharacterized protein: MEEAASLAAACKVSVEELLLAADAALPTADIAPKFVYGADLVSREQLHKLPTHMRNLHQWYLDACKEKKMYIVASIPWEYYYRKEEIHIEMNELWQLFNLEALDKSLMSCYCLLKISECKSNNIINVGFVDPDKIHVETVKHKREETGGNLLRFLGQQYFCDSILFPYNYDFHWILLDIQPDKGIVEVKDPLSRGLDGFQDLQKLLQVAWQALKNVHKEITFAKKLTFNPVPCPQQPQGTNLCGYYVCESIRMLTTEKQNRNKFDVDFMRDRLQPKEHALGIAEELAGLLVREVINNKGLFSPDSCSTSK, from the exons atggaagaagctgctagcctagcggctgcctgtaaagtttccgtggaggaattgctacttgcagcagatgctgcactacccactgctgatatagctcctaaatttgtctacggggccgacttggtcagcagagagcagctgcataaactaccaacacatatgcggaatttgcatcagtggtaccttgatgcatgcaaggagaaaaaaatgtacatcgtggcgagtataccatgggaatattactaccgaaaggaggagatccatattgagatgaatgaactctggcagttattcaatctagaagccctcgacaaatctctcatgagttgctattgctt actgaagatcagtgagtgcaaaagtaataatattatcaatgttgggtttgttgacccagataaaatacatgttgaaacggtgaagcataaacgcgaagaaacggggggaaacctactaaggtttttggggcagcaatatttctgtgattcaatattgtttccttacaactacga cttccactggattctactagacattcaacctgataagggaatagttgaagtaaaagacccactgagtagaggcctggacgggttccaggacttgcagaagttgctccaagt ggcttggcaagctttgaagaatgttcataaggagattacctttgcaaagaagctaacatttaatcctgtaccgtgcccccagcagccacaagggacgaatctatgtggatactacgtttgcgagtccattcgcatgttaaccactgagaagcagaacagaaataaattcgac gtcgacttcatgcgggacagactccaaccaaaggaacacgcactaggaatcgcggaggaactggcgggacttttggttagagaagtaataaacaacaaaggcttgtttagtccagatagttgttctacctccaaatag